From bacterium:
GAAAGGGAAAACGACGCTTTTCCCTTTCCCCAGGACATTAAGGAGCCAGGAAAAGTCCCGCCTGGACTTTTTGCGACTCTATCAAATGTGAAATTGGAGTTCTAACCGTTGAAACCCGCACTCAAGGACCAGCTCAAGCATATCCCCGCCTCACCCGGAGTCTACATTTACCGGGACAAGGACTGTGCGGTCCTTTACGTCGGCAAGGCCAAGAACCTGAATAAAAGAGTCCGCCAGTATTTCACCGGGACACAGGGCAACCGGACGGGGCTGTTCGTACCGCTTATCGAAAGCATCGAGACCATCGTCGCCGGCACCGAGAAAGAGGCCCTGCTCCTGGAAAGCGCTCTCATCAAGCGTTATCGCCCCCCCTTCAACGTGGATCTCAAGGACGACAAGAGTTACCCCTGCTTCAGGATCACTGTAAAGGAACGATACCCGAGGTTCCAGATCACCCGCAGGATCACCCGTGACGGCAGCCTCTATTTCGGCCCTTTCACGAACGCCGGGGCCGCCCGCAAAACCCTCGGATGGCTCGAGAGAGCGTTCCCCCTCAGGCGCTGCCGCGGAGTCAACCCCGGGGGCAGAGGGAGACCGGGTCGTCCGTGCCTCGACCACCAGATGGGACGCTGCCTTGGACCTTGCGGGGGGAATGTCGATCCCGAACGCTACCGGAAGATCGTGGACGAACTCGTGGAATTTTTAAAGGGCAGGGGATCCCGTGTCGTCAGGGAGATGGAGGCCCGGATGAACAAGGCCTCCCGTGATCTGCGGTTCGAGGATGCCGCTTTCCTGCGGGACCGGATCCAGGCTGTCAGAACGGTCCTGGAAAAACAGGATGTCGTGGGAGACCCGGGTGAAGACCTGGATGTCCTCGGATTCGCCTCTTCCGGTGAGATCGGTGTGCTGACCTGCCTTTTTGTTCGCTCGGGAACCCTGGTCGGACGGTCCGACACCGTGGTGACCGGCTCCGTGAACCGGAACCAGGCTCTGGACGCTTTCATATCGAGGCGCTACCGCGAGGGAACGATGGTTCCGCCCAGGATCCTCCTGCCGGAGGGGATCGAGTTCAGCTCTGCCCACGAAGAACAGCTTGCGGAATTCGCCGGGAGAAAGATCCGGATATACACGCCGGTAAGGGGCAGGGGAGTCCGGCTTGTTAAACTGGCGGAAGAGAACGCAAGGCAGGCCCTGAAAGAGAATGTCACCCGCACGAAGGCGGCTGATACAGTCAGTACCGAGATCGGACGGGCCCTGAAACTGCCTGCCCCCCCCCGAAGGATCGAATGCGTGGATATCTCCCATACAGCTGGGAAAGGTACCTACGGAAGTATCGTCGCCTGGGAAAGCGGTTCCCTGGTCAAGGAACAGTACCGGCTTTACAAGGTGGGTGGAGACGTAGCGCCCGGTGACGATTACGCCGCTCTTGCCCACGTCCTGCAGCGCCGTTTCGCCGGTTCCGCAGCCGATTCTCTTCCTGACCCGGATCTTCTTCTTATCGACGGGGGACGCGGTCAGCTGGCAAGGGCCGGGAAAGTTCTATCAGAGCAGGGAGCCGACCACGTCCGGCTGTCATCGATATCCAAGGGCAAGGCGGCCGCCAGGAAGGGGCAAAGCAGAGCCCGGGATGAGGTGCACCTGCCGGATCGCATCAACCCCGTCAAATTTCCCGCGCAATCGGGGGCTCTGCACCTTCTTCAGCTGCTGAGGGACGAAGCTCACCGGTTTGCCCTGTCAACCCACCGTAAAAGCAGGGCAAAGGGCGATCTTTTAAGCACCCTTGACGGGATCGACGGAGTCGGCCCGGCCAGGAGGAAAGCCCTGCTGGGCAGGTTCCGTTCTGTGGAGGAGATAAGGGCCGCACCGGTGGAGGAGATCGCCTCCGTTCGGGGATTGAACCTGTCAGTTGCCGAAAAGATCAAGGAGAGCCTCAGATGACCTTCGACACTCCACCCCGGGACATCCAGCCACCCGATGTTCCGCCGCTTATTGTTCCCGTAGTCGCGTTCATAGCGGCACGGTCCGGCACCGGCAAGACGACCCTCATGGAGTCGGTCCTCAAGGAGCTGACCGCGAGAGGATATCGCGTCGGCACAGTGAAACATTCCGCCCACCGTGTCCGGATTGACAAGGAGGGCAGCGATTCCTGGCGCTTTTCCAGGGCGGGGGCGGTCAACAGTGTCGTTGTCGGTGATAACAAGATGGCCGTCATGAGGCCCGCTCCTGAAAATGCCGCCGGACAGGCCATCCGGGACGCCGCCCGCAACGCCGATATCGTCCTGGTGGAAGGGTTCAAGGAGATCGATCTTCCGAAGATCGAGGTCTACAGAAAGGATCACAGCACCGAACTGCTGGCTGGCCGGGGTGCGGCGGAAAGCTTCGGGATCATCGCTGTGGCGACGGATGGTGATCTCCATGTCGATGATGTGCCGGTACTGCCCCTGAACGAACCTCGCGTGGTGTGTGATTTTATTGTGGAGCGTTTTTTCAAGGGCGGTTAACAGTGAATGTTTATCAGATTTCGGATTTCGGGTTGACATATCGAATTAAACTGACGAAAATGACATTGTTTTAATACTATTTACCAGGAATTTCACGGGAGGCGAAAATGGTCGTTATCAGGACATCCCTGGCCATCGCGGTTTCCATCGCCATCCTCGCCGTCAGCGGATGCGTCACCAGTGACGGTCGGAGTAACAGAGGTTGGGTGGTCATCGGCGACACAACGAACCCTCCGCCGAGGACCGGCAGGGATCCGGAGCCTCACCCCGGTAAGGGTAAGGGGCTTGATGTCGCGGCCAGGAACCACATCCGTTCCGCCTACCGGTTCCTGAAGAATGACAAGCCCGACCATGCGCTGCGGGAGCTTGAGAAAGCGCGCGGCAAGATGGACAGCGATTTCTGGTACCATTACTACCTGGGCGGCGCCTATTACATGAAGGGCATGCATTCCCAGGCCCGTGACAGCTGGGAGATGGCGTACCGCTTTACCCAGGACTATCGGCTCAGGTCCCGCATCCGCACGTGCCAGTCCTTCGTCGTTTTTCGTATCCAGGGGCAGCAGCCCACCCTGGGTTTCCTGCGCAATGCGGTCGACATGGACCTTGATAACGGAACGGCCCGGGGCCTGCTGGACGACCTTTTTGCCGATCGGGAGCATCCTGAAAGCCGGTCCGGGTCAGGTGGCGATCAGCCGGCTTTTGTCAGGGATATGCTGGAAAATTCGAAGTACGAAACCAGTGATGAAGACAAGGACAACGATCGCCATAACGACTCCGACGGGAGAGAAACAGGACCCGGGAAAAAAGGCGGGCCTGGCCACGACAAGAAATCAAAGGACAAGGAAAAAAAGCGCTACCGCATTGAGGACAACGAACAGTTTGCCGCCTACTTTTTCGTGGAGATGCCCTAGCCGGCAGTTTAC
This genomic window contains:
- the uvrC gene encoding excinuclease ABC subunit UvrC, whose amino-acid sequence is MKPALKDQLKHIPASPGVYIYRDKDCAVLYVGKAKNLNKRVRQYFTGTQGNRTGLFVPLIESIETIVAGTEKEALLLESALIKRYRPPFNVDLKDDKSYPCFRITVKERYPRFQITRRITRDGSLYFGPFTNAGAARKTLGWLERAFPLRRCRGVNPGGRGRPGRPCLDHQMGRCLGPCGGNVDPERYRKIVDELVEFLKGRGSRVVREMEARMNKASRDLRFEDAAFLRDRIQAVRTVLEKQDVVGDPGEDLDVLGFASSGEIGVLTCLFVRSGTLVGRSDTVVTGSVNRNQALDAFISRRYREGTMVPPRILLPEGIEFSSAHEEQLAEFAGRKIRIYTPVRGRGVRLVKLAEENARQALKENVTRTKAADTVSTEIGRALKLPAPPRRIECVDISHTAGKGTYGSIVAWESGSLVKEQYRLYKVGGDVAPGDDYAALAHVLQRRFAGSAADSLPDPDLLLIDGGRGQLARAGKVLSEQGADHVRLSSISKGKAAARKGQSRARDEVHLPDRINPVKFPAQSGALHLLQLLRDEAHRFALSTHRKSRAKGDLLSTLDGIDGVGPARRKALLGRFRSVEEIRAAPVEEIASVRGLNLSVAEKIKESLR
- the mobB gene encoding molybdopterin-guanine dinucleotide biosynthesis protein B — protein: MTFDTPPRDIQPPDVPPLIVPVVAFIAARSGTGKTTLMESVLKELTARGYRVGTVKHSAHRVRIDKEGSDSWRFSRAGAVNSVVVGDNKMAVMRPAPENAAGQAIRDAARNADIVLVEGFKEIDLPKIEVYRKDHSTELLAGRGAAESFGIIAVATDGDLHVDDVPVLPLNEPRVVCDFIVERFFKGG